GCCCCATCGCCTTCGTGCACTCCTCCGACGGAGGGGCCACGTTCAGCTCGCCCCAGCTCATCGTGGGCAACGTGCTCTACGACCAGGGATCCCATATCGTGGTCGGGCCGGACGGCACCGTGTACGTCTTCTGGGAAGGGTCCACCCGACTCGCCGCGCTGAACAGCATCTGGGTCGTCTCCTCCTCCGACGGCGGCCTGACATGGAGCAAGCCCGTGGCCATCTCCACGGAGGCCGGCAACCCCGGCCCCGCGAACACGGTCTTCCGGGTGAACAGCTTCCCGGCCGCGGACATCTCGACGGACGGCACGCTCGTGGCGGCCTGGGCGTCCGAGGTCCCGAACGACGGCTCGACGTACGCCGGTGTCCCTGGCTGCGCCTACTTCCTCGTGGGCACGGGAGCCGTCCGCGCGGCCTGCCACGCGACGGTCATCGTGAGCATGTCCACGGACGGCGGAATGACGTGGAGCGCGCCGGCCCCCGCGTTCCCCGCGCTAGACAGTGGGACGCGGACCACGTTCGGCTACCCGGTCACGAACCCGGACGGCTCGGTCCTGAGCGCGCCCGCCCACCCCGGACGGATCGACATGGTGTTCCCCGCGGTGGCCGCGGGCCCCGCCGGCCAGGTGTACGTCTCCGCCTACGCGGACGACCTCGTGTCGCCCTGGCAGACCTGCGCGAGCGGTCCGGCGCCCCCGGTGGGCCGCATCACGTGCGACGTCCTCGGACCGTACGTCCACAACGGCCGGCTGGACTACGTGGTCACGAACCTGACCAGCGGCGCCGTGGTCACGGCGAACACGGCCCCGATCAACACCCGGTACGGCTTCGGCGGCGGGTTCTTCGGGGACTACACGGACCTGGCGGTCGGATCGGACGGCACGTTCCACGCGGTGTGGACGGACTCGAACAACGTGCAGAGCGTGACCTGGTTCTACGGGTTCGAGTTTGTGCCGACACCCATCCACCAGGAGGACATCGTCACCGGATCGGGCAGCGGCTTCTAGGCGAACCGAGTCGGGAGTCCTCTCCGGTGGCCTCCCCTTTTCCTTTCTGCCGATGACAGCATGGGCCACGATTCCGGGGGGCGCTCACCAGGTGAGCCCACCGCATACGACCCGGAGCCAGCAGACGTACCGCGGGGCTGTTCCGTGTCCTTTCCACTCCACCACACGTTCCGTCGATTGAGGGCAGGCTGTGCTCATCGCTGCCCACGAAAAGAGGAAAAGCCGCCCGGTCGGGCGGCCTTGCGAATCAGCCTTCCACGAGGATTGTGGGGGCAACGGTCGTGATGGGCAGGACGTTCGGATTCGAGGTCGTACCCCATCCGAGCGACGTGTACCCGAGCAGGAACTTCCAGCCACCTGAGGCTTGCATGACCTGGCCCTGGGCGAAGAACGTCCCCGTCGTGAGGTTGTAGACGCCCCGGTCTACGAACTGGGCGACTCCCTTGTTCGTCGTGATCGTGGCCACCTCAAGGAAGTACAACCTGTCCCCGATTACCGTCCCTCCGAGCTCATGGATTTCTTGGGTCCCCCGCATGTCTCCGGACACGGTTCCGCGCCAGTAGCCCCACTCGCCGAAGGCCATGTTCCCGTAGGTCACCGCCACTTCTCGGTCGTGAGCTGGGGTGGGCTGGTTCGGAGTCAGGACGAGAGGCATGTCCGTTGCGATCATCGGGAAGACGAACGGTGTGGTCGTCGTGCCCCATTCAAACAAGGTGTATCCAACGGCGAACGCCCAATGTCCCGTGGCCTCCGTGACCATCCCGTGGGCCCAGAAGTCGCCGGTCGTCAAGTTGTAGACTCCTTGGTCCGTTCCTTTGAGGACGCCCTTCGACGTCGTGATCACGAACCTCTCGGCGAAGTAGTCCGTGTTGCCCACGATGAGCGCAGGCTGCTCCCAGAACCCGATGGTCCCGTGGAGCGGTCCGGTGACCGTCCCGCGCCAGTAGCCCCAGTCGGGACTGTAGGCCATGTCGACGTGGGATACTAGAACTCCGGTGTCGTCCCCGGCCGAGACCGCAGGAGCCGACGTGACCAAGAGCCCGAGCATGCACGCGATGATGATTCCCGTCAGTATCTTCTTCAAAGTATCACCTCCTCCCGCTGCGCGGGTTTTGAACCGTCTACCTTGGAACGAACGCCTCCTAACTCGACTCCTACTCGCACATCCCGACACAGAGGAGCCGCTCAATCGTCGAGCGGGGCTCCTCCGTCCTCTTCGGTGCGCGGGACTTGCGCGCCGCGTCGATCATGCCGGAGCGAAGAACGCCCGAGCCCACCCGTACGTTGCGAGCGGATCCATGGGGTCCCCCGTCCACCCGTTTTCGGCGTACTTGTAGCCAATCAGGTACGCATACTCAGTCGACGCACCCGTGACCCATCCATTGGCCTTGAAGTGCCAGTGCCCGGTGGGCGAATCCCAGATGTACGCCCCCTCATCGACGCCCGTGATGTATGGCCCTTGTTCCGGATCTTGGCATCCGTAGGTGGTGACGGGCTCCCCGACGCAGATCCAGAAGATCTCGTGGAAGTGCCCCGCGACGCCCTTGCTGTTCGGGCCGCTCTCATCGGGATTCCCCAGGAACTTTACCATTCCCGTGATGTCCCCTTTCAATCCTCCCCACCAGTACTGAGGTGTTGGCGGGGCGAGCCATTGAATCGTCAGGTCGGACCGGAGTGTCCCGTGTGGGTCCGAGGGAACCGCCCTCGTAGGCGCCAACATGAACAGGGTTGCGATCGCCATCACGACCACCAGCGCCACCATCCTTCTCGTACGCATCACCTTCTCCTGCGACGCGGGCCGTGAGCCCTCGTCGTCTCCTCAGAACGATATCCGAAACCCAGGCTTCGGGATTCCCCGCATCCGTTTCGGGAGAAGAGAGGTTTCCCGATGCATTTACCCTATTTCCGGAAGGTCTTTCGGGAAGAATGCTATCCGGTGACACGGCAGGGATGCGGGGGAATGGACAGTCTCGACGTCCGAATCCTGAGGCTCCTCTTGCAGGGGCACGCGTTGTCCCCCCTCAACCCAGATTTTCGCGAATCCTACGCGGCCATCGCAAAGGCAGTGACCGTGGACGAGGACACCGTGAGGTACCGCGTGAGGAAGCTCCATGACACAGGATTCCTCGCGGACTGGCGCCTCGCCTTGAACCCCCGTATCTGGGGCGGAGGTCAGCTCGTGCTAATCCTGGACCTCGGCTCCGACTCCTCCATGGACGACGCGGTCGAGGAACTCAAGCTCGTGCCGGGCGTGGTCATCATCACTCGCTTCTATGGCCGGATTGCGTTGGTCCTAGAGTATGAGGACGCATGTTCCCTGCCGAGGCAAATCGAGCTGATTCGTCGGATCTCGGCCGCGACGGGTCTCTTCGCCGCGAGGTATCGCTTTCCCGACTGCACCGTTGTCTTGTCGGCGAGAGACTGGGATCTGATCCGAGCTCTTCGGAGGAGCCCACGGAAGTCCTGCGCGTCGCTGGCCAAGGAGGTCGGGTTGTCCAGCCCCACGGTCAAAAGGAAACTGCGCCGCTTGACCAGCGAGGGTGTCGCGTTCGCTTGGCCGTCGCTCAACCTGAAGGGAACCGGAGGTAGCGTGATTGCCTGGATTTTCGTCCTGTATCCGAACGAGCGGAAACAGGAAGTCGACGAGGCGGTCACTGCGGACCTCGAGAGCTACATCTGGCACATCTCCCACTACTTGCCCTACAACCCTGGCGAGTTCCTCCCCACCTCCTACGAGTTGGCGGTTCCCAGCCTGCAAGCGGCCAGGGAGGCGCTCCGCTGGGTGCGGGACATTCCGGGCGTCGAGACGGCCCACCTCGATCTCTACGAGGACATCTTCACGAACTTCGAGTGGTACGACGAGGACTTGGGTCGAAAGCTCCGACAGATGCCCACCTCCATGCCCACCGTCGAGGCGGGCACCTACCGCAAACGCGTAATCGCTCTCGAGCACCAATAGAAAGGCATGGGTTCTCCGGATTCGGGGGCGGGCCGACTTGTGTCACGGGGGGCGTGCCCAAAACCTCTTCTTGCGGGCAAGGCTTTCGTTGGCATGACCTCCGCGCCAGCCCCCGTCGCGCTTGAGAACGATCCCCGCAACCCGTGCGTCGGCTGCGGTCCGGAGCACCCCACCGGGCTGCGCCTTACGTTCCGCAGGGAGGGGGACGCCGTGGCGACCACCCTCGCCGCCTCCGGGCGGTTTCAGGGCTGGCCGGGGCGCCTCCATTCGGGCATCCTCTACCTGGCCATGCTGGAGACGGCGAACTGGACGCTGTTTGGGCTCCTGGGCCGCGTGGGGCTCCCGGTGCGCACGAGCGCCCTCGACGCGAAGCGGTGGGTGGCGACGGGAGAGACGCTCCTCCTCACGGGGCGCCTCATACCCTCCGGGGAAACGGCCGCGCGGGCGCGGATCGAGGCCACGGACGCGAAGGGCAGCCTCGTGGCCGTGCTGGAGCGTGACTACGATCTTCCGGACCGGGCCACATTCCTGAAGCGGATGGGCTACACGGCGGTTCCGTCGGGGCTCGAGGACGCCATGCCTGAGTAGGTGCCACGCCCGATGGGCCGTTGTACTTCCGGACGTCCGGGCGGGCCAGGAGGCACTTCAGCACGAGCCGTGTGTGCGACGATCGCTCGTCGACACGCGGGGATAGCGTGTGTCCGCACGGCACGTGTCTGCAGAGTGCGGATGCGGATTCCCTCATCTAGGCAGAGACTATTAGTATCATTGAATCGATGACTTTGATGGTCATGGCCACCACTACGATTCCCGTGAAACCCGAGACCCTCGCCCGTTTGCGCTCGTACAAGGTCGGAGGCGCCACATACGACGACGTCCTTAACGATTTGATGGACGATCGACCGCCGGAGGGATTCATCCGCGAGCACTTGCGCAGACTGAAAGAAGAGACGTTCTCGGATTGGAAGGACGTGCGCAAGAGATTGAGGCTGTGAGCCTTTGGTCCGGATTCTCATCAGCCGATCGGCTGAGCGCGAGCTGGCCAGGCTTCCCGGGGACGTCCAGGAAAGGTTCGCAGCCGCGTTCGACGCCCTGGAAGCGGACCCCAGACCGCGCCCCAGCTTGGATGTCAAACCGTTGCGCGGAATGAAGGGAGCCTGGCGTTTGAGGGTCGGATCGTACCGCGGGATCTTTGATTGGACTGAGGACGAGATTCGGTTCACCCGCTTCGGACGTCGAGGAGACGTCTATCGGTTCTGATTCAAGGCTATTACGGCTTTTCGATCGGCGTCCGCACGAGGTTCCCCCACTCCGTCCACGAGCCGTCGTAGTTCCGGACGTCCGGGTAGCCGAGGAGGTACTTGAGCACGAACCACGTGTGGGACGACCGCTCGCCGATCCGGCAGTACGTGATCACCTTGTGGTCCGGCGTCACGCCCTTGGGCTCGTAGATCGCCTTGAGCTCGTCCGCGGACTTGAGCGTCCCGTCCTCGTTCACGGCCTGCGCCCAGGGGATGTTCCTGGCCCCGGGGATGTGTCCGCCGCGCTGCGCGTGCTCCGTCGGATACTCGGGCGGCGCAGTGATCTCCCCGGAGAACTCCTTGGGACCGCGCACGTCGACCAAGACGGGGTCCTTCTGCTCGACCGCCTTCTTCACGTCGTTCAGGAAGACGCGGAGCTTCTTGTTCGGGTTCTTCGCCGCGAACGTCGTTGCCGGGTACGTCGGCACGTCCTTCGTCAGCGGGAGGTCCTCGGCGATCCACTTCTTCCGCCCGCCGTTCAGGAGGACGACCTTCCGCACGCCGTAGTACGCGAGGACCCAGAACGCGAACGCCGCGAACCAGTTGTTGAAGTCCCCGTACAGGACGATCCGCTGGCCGTTCGCGATGCCGAGGCGGCCGAGGAGGGCCTCCAGCGCTTCCTTGGAGAGGATGTCCCGGGCCACGGGGTCGTTGATGTCCTTCCTCCAGTCCACGAGGACGCTGCCCGGGATGTGGCCCAGGGCGTAGTTCGCGGCGGGGTCGTAGTCCACCTCGACGATGCGGACCTTCGGGTCGGCGAGGTGCTTCTGGAGCCAGGCCGTGTCGACGAGGACTTCGGGATGCGCGTAGTCGGTCATGTCGGATCACCGTGTCGGGGATGGACCAGAAATAATACACCGTTATATCGTTTGCGGATAGGCGCCTTCCGATTGGGTAGGCCGAAATGGCGGTTTCCGATTTCGGTTGGCAGGGTCTCTGCCGAAATCCCTCCATGGTCTGGCGGGGCGATGCTACATCCGCTCCACAACTTCATATAACGTTCGGAGCCGTGACGCCGCCGGAGGATCCGTGGGCCGCCTGAGGCCCCTCCGGACCGTGTGGGGGTAGGATTTCGTGCGTCGGTCGATCGAGATAGCCTGCGCGTTCTTCGTCGCGTTCCTCGTCTTCGTCCCCGTTCAGCGGGACGCGCTGCTGGACGACTTCGAGGACGACTACTGGGTTCCGTTCACGCACTTCCATCTGGGGGACCGCGCAAGCGCCGGGTACTCCGCGGATTTCGCGCACTCCGGAAAGCGTTCGTACCACGTGGAGATCCACGGCTGGGCCGTCCGCGACTTCGGATCGGCGTACGGGTACGCGTTCTTCGCGACGCGCGGCGCCCCTCTCGGCGAGCTCCGCCTCTGGCTCCTGTACGACTCCCTGCGAGACGGCACGAGGTCGCCGTGGAACGCGTTCGCCGCGGGAATCTCCCTCGAGTTGCTCGACGCGCGGTACGCCTCGCTCGGGACGTACCGGTACGTCACGGCGTATCGGGCGAGCCAGAACGGCGGCCGTTGCGCTCCCACACTCTCAGATGTCGTCCTGAGCGAGGAGCCCGCCACCGGCCACTGGGACGAGGTCGCACGGAATCCGTCGGCCGATTTCCCTGCCGCGGCCTGGCGATCCGCCGCCTACGTCAAGGTGTCTGTGGGCTTCCTCTGCGCCGCGGGGCTCACCGGGGCGTCGTACAGTCTGTACTTCGACGACTTCGTACTGGAGGCGAACTCGGGCGATTCGGACGGAGATGGGCTGAGTGACTTCGAGGAAGAGACCCGTGTGTACACGATCCAGATCAGCGGGGCGCTGAGCAACCTCCCGATCGACGTGCCCGGGGAGGCCATGGTCTCCTTGGACGGCCCCCGCGTATCGGGCGACCTCGTATCCGGTGTCGTCGCGGTGGACCTCATCCATCCGCGGCCCGACGACCTGTCCGTGCGCCTTGTAGTCGTGAACGGGACGCGCGCGTTGTCCCAGCTCCTGTGGGACCCCGGCGGTTACGAGCAGGGCGTGGTCCTCGTGTCCCCGACTCCCGGACAGAGCGTCCGAGGCACCACCCGGGTCCAGGGCCGGGTCTCCCCCGCTCTCACCGCAGAGTGGGTTCGTCTCGTGATCAACGGAGCCGCCCGGCCAGCGGAGCCCCTTGACCCCTCGCACCGATTCGCCCTCGCGCTCCCCACAGACGAATATCCCGAGGGAGTAGCGGACGCGAAGGTCGAGGCCTTGGGCGGTTCGGCCGATGATGTCGCCCTCGCGGTTTCCGCCGCGACGTCCCTGCTCGTGGATCGGACGCCTCCCGAGCTCAACCTGAAGTCCCCGGCGGCCGGCGGCACGGTCGCGGGCCTCGTGGTCGTCTCCGCCGCAGCGTTTGATGCCCTCGGCGTCTCTCTAGTGGAACTCCGTGTGGACGGCGTGCGCGTGGACGCCCGGGAGCATGAGCCGTTTGACTTCCCGTTCGAGACCGCGGATCTCCCGAACGGGGATCACGCCTTCGAGGTGCGCGCATTCGACGCGGCCGGGAACGCCGCGAGCCGTTCCGTGACCGTGCGGGTGAACAACAAGGCGGTCGTGCCTCCGCCGCCGTGCCATCCCGCCTGCAACCTGACCTCGGGGACGACCGCGGGCAACCTTCCCCCGGTCCGCGCGGAGGCGCGCGGGTGGAGCCTGGGCCTTGCCTCGGGTGACCGGCTGGATTACTCGGAAGGGCTCCAGATCCCCTGGCGGACGCAGGTCGTCCGCAGCGGGGACGTCGTCTCCTTGATCCTCGACGCGGTTCGGGGCGCCCCCGTACGCCGCGTGGATGGCACCGTGGGCTCGGAGCTGACCGCGGAGGAGTTCCTCGGCTCGGGCGTGTGGCGCATCCTCGTGGAGGACCACGGCTCGGGCTACGGCGGTTACATTCAGCGGGTCTCCGTCGGGTTCGCGGTTCGCACCTCCCCAATCCTCGCGGACACGGATGGCGACGGCCTCTCCGACGGCCTCGAGCGATCCATGCCGAAGATGTCGCCCGTGATCGCCGACTCGGACGACGACGGCCTGACGGATGCGTGGGAGTCCGAGCCCCATCTGCTCCGGTACATGGTGGACGGCCTTCCGCGTGAGGCGTGGGTCAAGACGGACCCGTTCGATCCGGACACGGACCACGACGGCCTCCTGGACGGCGACGAGGTGAATCCCCCGCCCGGACGCAACGTGACGAACCCGAACGATCCCGACACGGATGCGGACGGCCTCCTGGACGGTCCGGAGCGATACCGGTACGGATGCGATCCCACGCTGAGCGACACGGACTCCGACGGCCTGACGGACGGTTTCGAGGTCACGCCGCATCCCATGACCCTGGTCATCGACGGCGTGCCGCAGACGCGGTCCGTGGTCACGAGCTGCACGTCCCAGGACACGGACCAGGACGGCCTCACGGATTGGGAGGAGTGGCACGGCGCCGAGCTGTGGGGCTTCCAGACGGACCCGTCCGATCCGGACACGGACCGGGACGGCCTCTCGGACGGGGACGAGATCCGCGGCACAAACCGGCGGCCCACGAACCCGCTGAATTCGGACACGGACGGAGACGGGCTCGTGGACGGGATCGACCTTGCGCCCACGGAGACGTGGGCCTTCCCCTGGACGCACACGTTCGCCCCGGGCCTCGTACGGTTCACCCAGCGCTTCTTGGCGTTCGACGTGCACGGGCTGTTCGCGGGCATCTACACGTACCGGGCCAGCGACGGCGCGTGCCCCTTCTTG
The window above is part of the Thermoplasmata archaeon genome. Proteins encoded here:
- a CDS encoding sialidase family protein, with translation MLLVLAGLSSAAASPTASSQPTFNINTLAGKMASIDATQGLSIRASAYLQQEADAGLAAPPPGPAQPITPHFVLSSPLDGTSVAPPAVTVNQDTAAAPQNEPAVAVDPSNPQRVVVGMNDYVSRTWSCKVGSTPCSALGDGYSGTYYSNDGGATWCCTPTDPSHLGTEIPGVERLTGGIYDAGGDPSLAFNSQGVVYYAGLGFDRTAPPNTVAVNVGTFDGSGALSWSQPTFINPLTSRSILNDKPWIGVDSHVGSPFQDHVYVSWTRFVFNPVNGVYKQSPIAFVHSSDGGATFSSPQLIVGNVLYDQGSHIVVGPDGTVYVFWEGSTRLAALNSIWVVSSSDGGLTWSKPVAISTEAGNPGPANTVFRVNSFPAADISTDGTLVAAWASEVPNDGSTYAGVPGCAYFLVGTGAVRAACHATVIVSMSTDGGMTWSAPAPAFPALDSGTRTTFGYPVTNPDGSVLSAPAHPGRIDMVFPAVAAGPAGQVYVSAYADDLVSPWQTCASGPAPPVGRITCDVLGPYVHNGRLDYVVTNLTSGAVVTANTAPINTRYGFGGGFFGDYTDLAVGSDGTFHAVWTDSNNVQSVTWFYGFEFVPTPIHQEDIVTGSGSGF
- a CDS encoding AsnC family transcriptional regulator, which gives rise to MDSLDVRILRLLLQGHALSPLNPDFRESYAAIAKAVTVDEDTVRYRVRKLHDTGFLADWRLALNPRIWGGGQLVLILDLGSDSSMDDAVEELKLVPGVVIITRFYGRIALVLEYEDACSLPRQIELIRRISAATGLFAARYRFPDCTVVLSARDWDLIRALRRSPRKSCASLAKEVGLSSPTVKRKLRRLTSEGVAFAWPSLNLKGTGGSVIAWIFVLYPNERKQEVDEAVTADLESYIWHISHYLPYNPGEFLPTSYELAVPSLQAAREALRWVRDIPGVETAHLDLYEDIFTNFEWYDEDLGRKLRQMPTSMPTVEAGTYRKRVIALEHQ
- a CDS encoding sulfurtransferase, whose translation is MTDYAHPEVLVDTAWLQKHLADPKVRIVEVDYDPAANYALGHIPGSVLVDWRKDINDPVARDILSKEALEALLGRLGIANGQRIVLYGDFNNWFAAFAFWVLAYYGVRKVVLLNGGRKKWIAEDLPLTKDVPTYPATTFAAKNPNKKLRVFLNDVKKAVEQKDPVLVDVRGPKEFSGEITAPPEYPTEHAQRGGHIPGARNIPWAQAVNEDGTLKSADELKAIYEPKGVTPDHKVITYCRIGERSSHTWFVLKYLLGYPDVRNYDGSWTEWGNLVRTPIEKP
- a CDS encoding Ig-like domain-containing protein; translated protein: MRRSIEIACAFFVAFLVFVPVQRDALLDDFEDDYWVPFTHFHLGDRASAGYSADFAHSGKRSYHVEIHGWAVRDFGSAYGYAFFATRGAPLGELRLWLLYDSLRDGTRSPWNAFAAGISLELLDARYASLGTYRYVTAYRASQNGGRCAPTLSDVVLSEEPATGHWDEVARNPSADFPAAAWRSAAYVKVSVGFLCAAGLTGASYSLYFDDFVLEANSGDSDGDGLSDFEEETRVYTIQISGALSNLPIDVPGEAMVSLDGPRVSGDLVSGVVAVDLIHPRPDDLSVRLVVVNGTRALSQLLWDPGGYEQGVVLVSPTPGQSVRGTTRVQGRVSPALTAEWVRLVINGAARPAEPLDPSHRFALALPTDEYPEGVADAKVEALGGSADDVALAVSAATSLLVDRTPPELNLKSPAAGGTVAGLVVVSAAAFDALGVSLVELRVDGVRVDAREHEPFDFPFETADLPNGDHAFEVRAFDAAGNAASRSVTVRVNNKAVVPPPPCHPACNLTSGTTAGNLPPVRAEARGWSLGLASGDRLDYSEGLQIPWRTQVVRSGDVVSLILDAVRGAPVRRVDGTVGSELTAEEFLGSGVWRILVEDHGSGYGGYIQRVSVGFAVRTSPILADTDGDGLSDGLERSMPKMSPVIADSDDDGLTDAWESEPHLLRYMVDGLPREAWVKTDPFDPDTDHDGLLDGDEVNPPPGRNVTNPNDPDTDADGLLDGPERYRYGCDPTLSDTDSDGLTDGFEVTPHPMTLVIDGVPQTRSVVTSCTSQDTDQDGLTDWEEWHGAELWGFQTDPSDPDTDRDGLSDGDEIRGTNRRPTNPLNSDTDGDGLVDGIDLAPTETWAFPWTHTFAPGLVRFTQRFLAFDVHGLFAGIYTYRASDGACPFLSEHTADSTKSSDESVASVGSWINKTFLEGGETNYTSLGMSYAGLQGTGYSEAVYGTCTATAPRKYVIQYAYDTHRWDVDFMNVAAVNVSDEEGTLLEHATLEVPIVLDTAQSLIIQVAIGADADRGTRTSDVLIVPALQYSLHRNADFVAAPPFYRSVAVGAPVDNHSYQFTLRIPREVATAENSMARDDRRVAVLDVSPVWIRSASGNLLKTALNATSLTIGAAVTKVETLAERVLARLTVDLTDLNAFLPATMEGQESGLHGYGPYVVYVHRIGDSFDATAAQGADALWLSGNTETEIADFQATLTWTPREQWVRDGRDALGTDLAIMKIIRRGISLTGQLTSQLVATTAAVPAWTWAELTYERSYVTATTIGGVVDWTPIYLVSASGTRTVNVQTFSPDIDYPVTNSYTLEWELGNAEVLDDLDESILLSGARNRNVRTGLQGAAIGATIVVFGSQAILAYISGDFVKGSVYVAAGTTSVLGLVRSDVVLGRGVFKGQANYAGFKVRFGLAAALAVGAILASYELFLASESANGIETLSHYEAASTTALDTLVSVIPIYGPALALGWQLGLGVAVGVQLLLGVVPDRLAARIASSPGSTIVFSFEYVLGVEIPSEISEDALVKLLSVLNDAM